The region TTCGCCGGAGGGTGCTTCTGGTGCATCGAGGCGGATTTTCTCAAACTTCCCGGAGTGCTCTCAGTGACGTCCGGGTACGTCGGAGGGGCGGCCGAGGAGGCCCGATACGAGTTGGTGGCCACCGGCCGCACCGGGCATGTGGAGGCCGTGCAACTGGTCTACGACCCCGGACAAATCTCATACAACGAGCTTCTGGACTGGTTCTGGCGGCACATCGATCCCACGGATGGCGAAGGGCAGTTCGTGGATCGCGGCCCCCAGTACGCTCCCGTGATTTTCCATCATGACGTGGAGCAGCGGCGGCTGGCGGAGGCCTCGCTCGAACGTCTGGAGAAAACGGGTCGGTTCCGCGTCCCGATCCGGGTGGACATCCGGCCGTACACGGGATTTTACCCGGCCGAGGACGGACACCAGAAGTACTGCCGACGTCGACCGGCCCACTATGCCCAGTATCGGGCCGGATCAGGTCGGGACAGCTTTCTGGAGGAGGTCTGGGGTGCGGAGGCATCACCCGTGGCGCCACCGGCCGCGGGCGAAGGCGATTCGCCTTCGGAGAAGGAGTTACGCGCCCGGCTGACGCCCTTGCAATATCACGTGACCAGGGAGAGCGGCACTGAGCCGCCCTTCGCCAACGAACACTGGGACCGCAAGGAACCGGGGATATACGTGGACGTGCTTTCCGGAGATCCGCTCTTCGCCTCGCGGGACAAGTACGACTCCGGCACGGGCTGGCCCAGCTTCAGTCGCCCCTTGGAGCCGGAGAGCATCGGCACCCACCGGGACGAGTCGCTCTTCCCCCCGCGCACCGAGGTGCTGGCGCGGCGCTCCGGCAACCATCTCGGGCATGTATTCCCGGACGGCCCGCCGCCCATGGGCATGCGCTACTGCATGAACTCGGCGGCCCTGCGGTTCGTGCCCGCCCGGGACTTGGAGCGCGAAGGCTACGGCGCGTATCGTTCCCTGTTCGAACCTGACTAGACTCCTTGCTTGATGAGATAGGAGAGCAGATCCGTGCTGCTCGCCGAACTCGAAGCCGAG is a window of Desulfovibrio aminophilus DSM 12254 DNA encoding:
- the msrB gene encoding peptide-methionine (R)-S-oxide reductase MsrB translates to MTLKRKATFAGGCFWCIEADFLKLPGVLSVTSGYVGGAAEEARYELVATGRTGHVEAVQLVYDPGQISYNELLDWFWRHIDPTDGEGQFVDRGPQYAPVIFHHDVEQRRLAEASLERLEKTGRFRVPIRVDIRPYTGFYPAEDGHQKYCRRRPAHYAQYRAGSGRDSFLEEVWGAEASPVAPPAAGEGDSPSEKELRARLTPLQYHVTRESGTEPPFANEHWDRKEPGIYVDVLSGDPLFASRDKYDSGTGWPSFSRPLEPESIGTHRDESLFPPRTEVLARRSGNHLGHVFPDGPPPMGMRYCMNSAALRFVPARDLEREGYGAYRSLFEPD